One window of Flavobacterium ammonificans genomic DNA carries:
- a CDS encoding glutamine--tRNA ligase/YqeY domain fusion protein, producing MASEEKSLHFIEQIIEDSLASGFPQDQLRFRFPPEPNGYLHIGHAKSICLNFGLGLKYNAPVNLRFDDTNPAKEEQEYVDAIKEDLKWLGFNWTEELYSSDYFQQLYDWAVLMIKNGKAYVDSQTSEEMAAQKGTPTQPGVDGPYRNRSVEENLTLFEAMKNGDFPEGTHVLRAKIDMASTNMLMRDPLMYRILHRHHHRTANEWKIYPMYDYAHGESDYLEQISHSICTLEFVMHRELYNWFLDQIYDANKVRPNQYEFARLNLNYTVMSKRKLLQLVQENFVDGWDDPRMPTISGLRRRGYTPNSIRKFCDIIGVAKRENVIDYSLLEFCLREDLNKTAPRVMAVLDPVKVVITNYPEGKEEWLDAENNQEDESAGFRKVPFSRELYIEREDFLEEAPAKFFRLSLGKEVRLKNAYIIKGESVVKDATGKITEIHVSYDEDSRSGSGSEASQRKVAGTLHWVSIAHAIEAEVRLYDRLFIDEAPDSHKEKNFLEFMNPNSLQISTGFVEPSLQTVQAGDKFQFQRLGYFNVDKDSTVEKLVFNKTVGLKDAWEEKGKKEENVLMNTQKEINKYVKEKEVSAAELLLKMIVENIKTIDNYSLVNQTIVKNIKNDNNSLLFANLILEHSDKVNPADIDSEALSKLYSMSIKSQLALVRIAVLQNLIHDPIHLDSFKSILFELKATEKNETVLSLLNQI from the coding sequence ATGGCATCAGAAGAAAAATCATTGCATTTCATCGAACAAATTATAGAAGACAGTTTAGCCTCTGGTTTCCCTCAGGATCAATTGCGTTTCCGTTTTCCACCAGAGCCAAATGGGTATTTACACATTGGTCACGCGAAGTCGATTTGTTTGAATTTTGGTTTGGGTTTAAAGTATAATGCGCCTGTAAATTTGCGTTTTGACGACACCAACCCAGCTAAAGAAGAGCAGGAATATGTAGATGCTATTAAAGAAGATTTGAAATGGTTAGGTTTCAATTGGACCGAAGAATTGTATTCGTCTGATTATTTTCAACAATTATACGATTGGGCGGTATTAATGATTAAAAACGGGAAAGCCTATGTTGATAGCCAAACTTCAGAAGAAATGGCTGCTCAAAAAGGAACTCCAACTCAACCAGGAGTTGACGGACCGTATAGAAACCGTTCTGTTGAAGAAAATTTAACCTTATTTGAAGCGATGAAAAACGGAGATTTTCCAGAAGGAACTCACGTTTTGCGTGCTAAAATTGATATGGCATCGACTAATATGTTGATGCGCGACCCGTTGATGTACCGTATTTTACACCGCCATCATCATAGAACAGCCAACGAATGGAAGATCTACCCAATGTACGATTATGCACACGGGGAGAGTGATTATTTAGAACAAATTTCACATTCTATTTGCACCTTAGAATTTGTGATGCACCGCGAATTATACAATTGGTTTTTAGACCAAATTTATGATGCCAATAAAGTGCGACCAAATCAATACGAATTTGCTCGGTTGAATTTGAATTACACTGTAATGAGTAAAAGAAAACTCTTGCAATTGGTTCAAGAAAATTTTGTTGATGGTTGGGACGACCCTAGAATGCCAACAATTTCTGGTTTAAGAAGAAGAGGCTATACTCCGAATTCAATTCGTAAATTCTGTGATATTATTGGCGTAGCCAAAAGAGAAAATGTAATTGATTATTCGCTTTTAGAATTTTGCTTACGCGAAGATTTGAATAAAACTGCGCCTCGTGTTATGGCGGTTTTAGACCCTGTAAAAGTAGTAATTACGAATTATCCAGAAGGAAAAGAGGAGTGGTTGGACGCTGAGAACAATCAAGAAGACGAAAGTGCAGGTTTTAGAAAAGTGCCTTTTTCTAGAGAATTATACATTGAAAGAGAAGACTTTTTAGAAGAAGCTCCTGCTAAGTTTTTCCGTTTGAGTTTAGGTAAAGAAGTGCGTTTAAAAAACGCCTATATCATTAAAGGAGAGTCGGTTGTGAAAGATGCTACTGGAAAAATTACAGAAATTCACGTTTCGTATGATGAAGATAGCCGAAGTGGAAGTGGAAGTGAAGCCAGTCAACGAAAAGTAGCTGGAACCCTACACTGGGTGTCAATTGCTCACGCGATAGAAGCCGAAGTGCGTTTGTACGATCGTTTGTTTATTGACGAAGCACCAGACAGTCACAAAGAGAAGAATTTCTTAGAATTTATGAATCCTAATTCACTGCAAATTAGCACTGGATTTGTAGAACCAAGCTTACAAACCGTTCAAGCGGGAGATAAATTCCAGTTCCAACGTTTAGGTTATTTCAACGTTGATAAGGATTCAACGGTTGAAAAGTTAGTTTTCAATAAAACCGTAGGATTGAAAGATGCTTGGGAAGAAAAAGGCAAGAAGGAAGAAAACGTATTGATGAATACGCAAAAAGAAATCAACAAATACGTTAAAGAAAAAGAGGTTTCAGCTGCTGAATTACTATTGAAGATGATTGTCGAAAACATCAAAACCATTGATAATTACAGTTTAGTCAATCAAACGATTGTAAAAAACATCAAAAACGACAACAATTCGTTATTGTTTGCTAATTTAATTTTGGAACATTCAGACAAAGTAAATCCAGCCGACATTGATTCAGAAGCTTTATCAAAATTATATTCGATGTCCATAAAAAGTCAATTGGCTTTAGTTCGAATTGCTGTTTTACAAAATTTGATTCACGACCCGATTCATTTGGATAGTTTCAAATCGATTTTATTTGAATTAAAAGCAACAGAAAAAAACGAAACTGTTTTATCTCTTTTGAACCAAATATAA
- the folB gene encoding dihydroneopterin aldolase translates to MGTIKLKNIRTFSYHGCLVEESKIGSDYRVDLEIKTDLRKSCISDALADTVDYVLLNQIVVEEMAIRSELLEHVAHRIIVRVFAEAPAVSRIKIGVSKINPPIGGDVEAVTIELEEYRN, encoded by the coding sequence ATGGGAACCATTAAACTAAAAAATATTCGCACTTTTTCGTATCACGGCTGTTTGGTTGAAGAAAGTAAAATTGGGTCAGATTACAGAGTGGATTTAGAAATTAAAACAGATTTACGTAAATCGTGTATATCTGATGCTTTAGCTGATACGGTGGATTATGTTCTTTTAAACCAAATTGTAGTAGAAGAAATGGCTATTCGTTCTGAATTATTAGAACATGTAGCACACCGAATAATTGTTCGTGTTTTTGCTGAAGCTCCTGCTGTTTCCCGAATTAAAATTGGGGTTTCTAAAATCAATCCGCCTATTGGTGGTGATGTTGAAGCAGTTACCATTGAATTGGAAGAGTATAGAAATTAA
- the gltX gene encoding glutamate--tRNA ligase: protein MSKPIRVRFAPSPTGPLHIGGVRTALFNYLFAKKNNGTFFLRIEDTDQNRFVPGAEEYILEALNWLGIAPDETVGKNEKFGPYRQSERKELYQHYADQLINSGNAYYAFDTAEALDAHRKQHEEQGKTFIYNHHNREKLDTSLVLSEEATEKRIAAGEDYVIRFKTPVNETLHLKDIIRGDVKFETNLLDDKVLFKSDGMPTYHLANIVDDHLMETSHVIRGEEWLPSMPLHVLLYRAFGWDTPEFAHLPLILKPIGNGKLSKRDGDKMGFPVFPLEWKTEEGISSGYREKGFFPEAVVNFLALLGWNDGTEKELFSLEELVQNFDLNRVHKAGAKFDPEKNKWFNHQYLMQQSDVDLAKAFSPILKEKGITIEENKLITIVSLIKERAHFVSEFWELSDYFFEAPSSYDEKAAKNWKEETPALMQNLIAVLDGIPDFTATTIETVVKEWMTANEIGMGKIMQPFRLSLVGALKGPHLFDIAELVGKQETIQRIQKAIATL from the coding sequence ATGTCAAAGCCAATTCGTGTGCGTTTTGCACCTAGTCCAACAGGACCTTTACATATCGGTGGGGTTCGTACCGCCTTATTTAATTATTTGTTTGCTAAGAAAAATAACGGAACTTTCTTCTTACGAATTGAAGATACCGATCAAAATCGTTTTGTTCCAGGAGCCGAAGAATATATTTTGGAAGCACTTAATTGGTTGGGAATAGCTCCAGATGAAACGGTTGGAAAGAATGAAAAATTTGGTCCTTATCGCCAAAGCGAAAGAAAAGAATTATACCAACACTATGCAGATCAATTGATTAATTCAGGAAATGCCTATTATGCATTTGATACGGCAGAAGCTTTGGACGCACATAGAAAACAACACGAAGAACAAGGAAAAACATTTATCTACAATCATCACAATAGAGAAAAATTAGATACTTCGTTAGTGCTTTCTGAAGAAGCAACCGAAAAAAGAATCGCTGCAGGAGAAGATTATGTTATTCGTTTTAAAACTCCGGTAAATGAAACTTTGCATCTAAAAGACATCATTCGTGGAGACGTAAAATTTGAAACGAATTTGTTAGACGATAAAGTATTATTCAAAAGTGACGGAATGCCAACGTATCACTTAGCAAATATTGTAGACGATCATTTGATGGAAACCTCACACGTTATTCGTGGCGAGGAATGGTTGCCTTCTATGCCGTTACACGTTTTGTTGTACCGTGCCTTTGGATGGGATACGCCAGAATTTGCTCATTTACCATTAATTCTAAAACCTATTGGAAACGGGAAATTATCTAAAAGAGATGGCGACAAAATGGGATTCCCTGTATTTCCTTTGGAATGGAAAACCGAAGAGGGGATTTCGTCGGGTTACAGAGAAAAAGGATTTTTCCCAGAAGCTGTGGTTAACTTTTTAGCACTATTGGGATGGAACGACGGAACTGAAAAAGAATTGTTTTCATTGGAGGAATTAGTGCAAAATTTTGATTTGAATCGAGTGCATAAAGCGGGAGCTAAATTTGATCCTGAAAAAAATAAATGGTTCAATCACCAGTATTTGATGCAACAGTCCGATGTTGATTTGGCGAAAGCCTTCTCTCCTATTTTGAAAGAAAAAGGAATTACAATTGAAGAAAATAAATTAATTACCATTGTTTCTTTAATAAAAGAACGTGCGCATTTTGTGTCGGAATTTTGGGAATTGAGTGACTACTTTTTTGAAGCGCCAAGTTCGTATGATGAAAAAGCAGCTAAAAATTGGAAAGAGGAAACGCCTGCTTTAATGCAAAATTTAATTGCTGTTTTAGACGGGATTCCAGACTTTACTGCTACAACAATAGAAACTGTTGTAAAAGAATGGATGACGGCAAACGAAATTGGAATGGGAAAAATAATGCAGCCTTTCCGTTTGAGTTTAGTGGGCGCTTTGAAAGGGCCTCACTTATTTGACATTGCTGAATTGGTTGGAAAACAAGAAACCATTCAACGAATTCAAAAAGCAATAGCAACATTATAA
- a CDS encoding DUF6327 family protein, whose amino-acid sequence MAKKYSSYDQINADLEMLKLEKEIHLQHILLNIDKTKESLQPENLFREALASLRLKLSNSYGMILQIAIPYLINWLINKKRGD is encoded by the coding sequence ATGGCAAAAAAATATTCCTCTTACGATCAAATCAATGCTGATTTAGAAATGCTAAAGCTGGAGAAAGAAATCCATTTGCAGCATATTTTGTTAAACATTGATAAAACTAAAGAATCGCTTCAGCCTGAAAATTTGTTTCGGGAAGCTTTAGCATCTTTACGATTAAAGCTTTCTAATTCTTACGGGATGATTTTACAAATCGCTATTCCGTATCTAATCAATTGGCTTATCAATAAAAAAAGAGGCGATTAA
- a CDS encoding head GIN domain-containing protein yields MKKLLFILLLISSLTYAQTDKKVGDFNKVTAFDQITVDLIASKENKVVLSGTNSDVVEVVNKNGELKLRMPLTNLLKGNQVNAKVYYTDLTAIEANEGSQISSDSSIKAIGFEIIAKEGSKIDINLEVSNLNVKITSGGIVKTAGTAKNQDVVISAGAIYEAKELITEQTVISINAGGEATIFATELADAKARAGGDIMIYGNPSQVNKKTFAGGRIKIVK; encoded by the coding sequence ATGAAAAAATTACTATTTATTTTATTATTAATCAGTTCATTAACCTATGCTCAAACCGATAAAAAAGTAGGTGATTTTAATAAAGTAACTGCTTTTGATCAAATAACAGTGGATTTAATTGCTTCAAAGGAAAACAAAGTAGTGCTTTCAGGAACTAATTCAGATGTAGTAGAAGTTGTAAATAAAAATGGTGAACTTAAACTTAGAATGCCATTAACTAATTTATTAAAAGGAAATCAAGTTAACGCAAAGGTTTATTACACTGATTTAACTGCTATTGAAGCGAATGAAGGTTCTCAAATTTCATCTGATTCAAGTATAAAAGCAATTGGATTTGAAATTATTGCAAAAGAAGGGTCTAAAATTGATATTAATTTAGAAGTGTCGAATTTAAATGTAAAAATCACAAGTGGCGGTATAGTAAAAACAGCAGGAACAGCTAAAAATCAAGATGTAGTGATTTCAGCAGGGGCTATTTATGAAGCTAAAGAATTAATTACCGAACAAACCGTAATTAGTATCAACGCTGGTGGAGAAGCAACAATTTTTGCAACAGAATTAGCTGACGCAAAAGCAAGAGCTGGAGGTGATATTATGATTTACGGAAACCCAAGTCAAGTCAACAAAAAAACGTTCGCAGGCGGCCGAATCAAAATTGTAAAATAA
- the rpiB gene encoding ribose 5-phosphate isomerase B: protein MNISIGNDHAGPEYKKAIVAMLEAKGHQITNYGTDSFDAVDYPDLAHPVAKDVEEGKADFGIVICGSGNGIAMTVNKHQKVRAALCWMKEIAALARLHNDANVISIPARYTSVPQAVEMVETFLNTEFEGGRHQNRVNKIACQ, encoded by the coding sequence ATGAATATTTCTATTGGAAACGACCACGCAGGTCCAGAATATAAAAAAGCAATTGTGGCTATGCTTGAAGCAAAAGGCCACCAAATCACTAATTACGGAACCGATTCTTTTGATGCTGTAGATTATCCAGATTTAGCGCATCCTGTAGCTAAAGATGTGGAAGAAGGAAAAGCTGATTTTGGAATTGTGATTTGCGGAAGCGGTAACGGAATTGCCATGACAGTTAATAAACACCAAAAAGTGCGTGCCGCTTTATGTTGGATGAAAGAAATCGCAGCTTTAGCTCGTTTACACAATGATGCGAATGTGATTAGTATTCCTGCTCGTTATACTTCTGTTCCGCAAGCGGTAGAAATGGTAGAAACCTTTTTAAACACAGAATTTGAAGGTGGAAGACACCAAAACCGCGTGAATAAAATTGCTTGTCAATAA
- a CDS encoding SPFH domain-containing protein, producing MNAFLIIFGFIAIFILFSSFFTVKQQTAVIIERFGKFLSIRQSGLQLKIPLIDRIAGRVNLKIQQLDVIIETKTKDNVFVKLKVSVQFMVVKETVYDAFYKLEYPHDQITSYVFDVVRAEVPKLKLDDVFERKDDIAIAVKRELNEAMTTYGYTIINTLVTDIDPDIQVKNAMNRINAADREKTVAEFEAEASRIRIVAKAQAEAESKKLQGQGIADQRREIARGLVESVDVLNKVGINSQEASALIVVTQHYDTLQAIGADTNSNLILLPNSPQAGSDMLNNMIASFSASNQVGEVMKSRNKKKKDTPVIQEIISEEETATEDEE from the coding sequence ATGAATGCATTTTTAATCATTTTTGGCTTTATTGCCATCTTTATTTTGTTTTCTTCTTTTTTTACTGTGAAACAACAAACCGCAGTAATTATTGAACGTTTTGGAAAATTCTTAAGTATTAGACAGTCTGGTCTTCAACTAAAAATTCCTTTGATTGACCGGATAGCAGGCAGAGTCAACCTTAAGATTCAACAATTGGATGTTATTATCGAAACCAAAACCAAGGACAATGTTTTTGTTAAGCTTAAAGTTTCTGTTCAGTTTATGGTAGTGAAAGAAACCGTTTATGATGCATTTTATAAATTAGAATATCCGCACGATCAAATTACTTCCTATGTTTTTGACGTGGTTCGTGCTGAAGTTCCCAAACTAAAACTAGACGATGTATTTGAAAGAAAAGACGATATTGCAATCGCTGTAAAAAGAGAACTTAATGAAGCGATGACAACCTATGGTTATACGATTATTAATACTTTAGTAACCGACATTGATCCAGACATTCAAGTTAAAAATGCAATGAATCGAATCAATGCTGCAGATAGAGAAAAAACAGTTGCCGAATTTGAAGCAGAAGCGTCAAGAATTAGAATTGTGGCAAAAGCACAAGCCGAAGCCGAAAGTAAAAAACTACAAGGACAAGGTATTGCTGATCAAAGAAGGGAGATTGCTCGAGGTTTGGTTGAAAGTGTAGATGTGTTAAACAAAGTGGGTATAAATTCACAAGAAGCTTCAGCGCTAATCGTTGTTACACAGCATTACGACACGCTTCAGGCTATTGGGGCTGACACTAATTCTAATTTAATTCTATTACCCAATTCTCCTCAAGCCGGTAGCGATATGTTAAATAATATGATTGCTAGCTTTAGTGCAAGTAACCAGGTGGGAGAAGTTATGAAAAGTAGAAATAAAAAGAAAAAAGACACGCCTGTTATTCAAGAAATAATTAGTGAAGAAGAAACCGCTACTGAAGACGAAGAATAA
- the ybeY gene encoding rRNA maturation RNase YbeY, which produces MIDFNYETNFTLENEEAISSWLSQVIVSENKKEGEINYIFCDDEYLLKINLEYLNHDTLTDIISFDYSMGNELNGDIFVSVERVQDNANDFKVSFEEELKRVLVHGVLHYCGYKDKTEADEQLMRSKEDEKLAMFHVEQ; this is translated from the coding sequence ATGATCGATTTCAATTACGAAACCAACTTTACTTTAGAGAATGAAGAGGCTATTTCCTCTTGGTTGTCTCAAGTAATTGTTTCAGAAAATAAGAAGGAAGGAGAGATTAATTATATCTTTTGTGATGATGAGTATCTTTTAAAAATCAATTTAGAATATCTCAATCACGATACGTTAACCGACATCATTAGCTTCGATTATTCGATGGGGAATGAGTTAAACGGTGATATTTTTGTTTCGGTCGAAAGAGTTCAAGACAACGCAAATGATTTCAAGGTTTCGTTTGAAGAAGAGCTAAAACGCGTATTGGTTCACGGTGTGTTACACTACTGTGGTTATAAAGACAAAACAGAAGCTGACGAGCAATTAATGCGGTCTAAAGAAGACGAAAAATTAGCAATGTTTCACGTGGAACAATAA
- a CDS encoding YtxH domain-containing protein translates to MSNTSGNSLLALLTGALIGAGIGILYAPDKGTKTREKIKDGFQDAKDDLKHKLDEVSEQLKSKLTHSKDNLEDSFEDMVSNVSHKTEDLISFLEQKLAELKEQNAKFQK, encoded by the coding sequence ATGTCAAATACTTCAGGAAATTCTTTATTAGCACTTTTAACGGGTGCATTAATTGGAGCTGGAATCGGAATTTTGTATGCTCCGGATAAAGGAACAAAAACTAGAGAAAAAATCAAAGATGGTTTTCAGGATGCTAAAGACGATTTGAAACATAAATTAGACGAAGTTTCAGAACAGTTAAAAAGTAAGCTGACGCATTCAAAAGATAATTTAGAAGATTCGTTTGAAGATATGGTTTCTAATGTTAGTCATAAAACCGAAGATCTTATTTCTTTTTTAGAACAAAAATTAGCCGAACTGAAAGAACAAAATGCTAAGTTTCAAAAATAA
- a CDS encoding LysE family translocator, which yields MINDILTGIPWGIFLSFMIGPVFFILIETSITKGFRAALTFDLGVVLGDIFFIGVAYLGSYRLIASLKDKPALFIFGGILMVAYGIISFIKLKKQAKIQYESIDDEIIKKNYGSLFIKGFFLNIINIGVLGFWLAIIISVGPKLEMQTSRMMTFFTSVIVSYLLIDCVKMVLAKQLKSKLTPTNIFKIKKGISIVLIVFGLALMAQGWFPKEKEMVKNAWEKIEDR from the coding sequence ATGATAAATGATATTCTAACCGGAATTCCTTGGGGAATTTTTCTCAGTTTTATGATAGGTCCGGTTTTTTTTATTTTAATAGAAACTAGTATTACTAAAGGTTTTAGAGCTGCTTTAACTTTTGATTTAGGGGTAGTTTTAGGAGATATTTTCTTTATTGGAGTTGCTTATTTAGGAAGTTACCGTCTAATTGCTAGTTTAAAGGACAAACCCGCTTTATTTATTTTTGGAGGAATTCTAATGGTTGCTTACGGTATTATTTCATTTATTAAATTAAAAAAACAAGCTAAAATTCAGTACGAATCGATTGATGATGAAATCATTAAAAAGAATTACGGAAGCCTTTTTATCAAAGGATTTTTTCTAAATATTATTAATATTGGGGTATTGGGTTTTTGGTTGGCTATTATTATTTCTGTAGGACCTAAATTAGAAATGCAAACCTCTAGAATGATGACTTTTTTTACCTCTGTTATTGTTTCTTATTTGCTTATTGATTGTGTAAAAATGGTTTTAGCTAAGCAGTTAAAATCCAAATTAACACCTACTAACATTTTTAAAATCAAAAAAGGAATTAGTATTGTTTTAATCGTTTTTGGATTAGCATTAATGGCTCAGGGTTGGTTCCCTAAAGAAAAAGAAATGGTTAAAAACGCTTGGGAGAAAATAGAGGATAGATAA
- the rnr gene encoding ribonuclease R, whose amino-acid sequence MGKRLRKPLKKEKTYSEKIVKILSQSANKVFNYKQIAAKLDLDDTQSRNQIIKDLKILAAQKTIIESEPGKYLIKAVSQDYYEGKIDMTGRKTAYFVCPDLEEDVFIPTNNLNRALDKDTVKVYVYNRRKGRRPEGEVIEVIERNKTDFVGVIDIQKNFSFVATANPKMYTDIFIPKDKIGEAEQGDVVLVHIEDWPKRADSPFGKVIKVLGKPGEHDTEIHAILAEYGLPAEFPIEVETYAQQIDTSIQASEIAKRRDMRDTLTFTIDPKDAKDFDDALSFKQLENGNYEIGIHIADVSFYLEEGTILDDEAYQRATSVYLVDRVVPMLPEVLSNFACSLRPQEEKYTFSAVFEINEKAQVVNQWFGRTVIFSDQRFAYEEAQYIIETKDDTIPQEISITGVPYKVSAAIVDATLKLDELAKILRRNRMNEGAISFDKVEVKFNLNQEGEPAGVYFKISKDANHLIEEFMLLANRKVAEFIGKQKKTFIYRIHDEPNEDKLIAMQTVIAKFGYKIDFRNKGDISKSLNNLLTEVIGTKEQNLIDTLAIRSMSKAKYSTDNIGHYGLAFDYYSHFTSPIRRYPDVMVHRLLQYYLDGGKSADEETYETKCLHSSSMESLATNAERDSIKYMQVKYMQNHQDQEFLGVISGVTEWGIYVEIIENKCEGMVRIRDIKEDYYTFDEKQYALVGATSHGLLQLGDEIYVKVKNADLVKKQLDFHFIRRNE is encoded by the coding sequence ATGGGAAAGCGTTTAAGAAAACCGCTCAAAAAAGAGAAGACTTACTCTGAAAAAATTGTAAAAATACTATCTCAAAGTGCTAATAAAGTATTCAATTACAAACAAATAGCAGCCAAATTAGATCTAGACGATACACAAAGTAGAAATCAAATTATAAAAGATTTAAAAATTTTAGCTGCTCAAAAAACAATTATCGAATCAGAACCAGGAAAATATCTAATCAAAGCAGTTAGTCAAGATTATTACGAAGGTAAAATTGATATGACAGGTCGTAAAACAGCTTATTTTGTTTGTCCGGATTTAGAAGAAGATGTTTTTATACCAACTAATAATTTAAATCGCGCTTTAGATAAAGACACTGTTAAAGTCTATGTTTATAACCGAAGAAAAGGACGTCGACCAGAAGGTGAAGTTATTGAAGTTATTGAACGAAATAAAACTGATTTTGTTGGAGTTATTGATATTCAAAAGAATTTTTCTTTTGTTGCTACAGCAAATCCAAAAATGTACACCGATATTTTTATTCCAAAAGATAAAATAGGAGAGGCGGAGCAAGGTGATGTAGTTTTAGTTCATATCGAAGATTGGCCTAAAAGAGCCGATAGTCCTTTTGGAAAAGTGATCAAAGTACTTGGAAAACCAGGCGAACACGATACAGAAATTCATGCTATTTTAGCTGAATATGGTTTACCTGCTGAATTTCCTATTGAAGTAGAAACCTATGCTCAACAAATAGATACTAGTATTCAAGCTTCTGAAATTGCGAAACGTCGCGATATGCGTGATACTTTGACTTTTACTATCGATCCAAAAGATGCAAAAGATTTTGATGATGCGCTGTCTTTCAAACAATTAGAGAATGGAAATTACGAAATAGGAATTCATATTGCCGATGTTTCTTTTTATTTAGAAGAAGGAACTATTTTAGATGATGAAGCCTATCAAAGAGCCACTTCGGTATATTTAGTGGATCGAGTAGTACCTATGTTACCTGAAGTGTTGTCTAATTTTGCCTGTTCCTTAAGACCTCAAGAAGAAAAATATACTTTCTCAGCGGTATTTGAAATCAATGAAAAAGCACAAGTGGTGAACCAATGGTTTGGAAGAACAGTAATTTTCTCTGATCAACGTTTTGCTTACGAAGAAGCGCAATATATTATCGAAACAAAAGATGATACAATTCCGCAAGAAATTTCTATTACAGGTGTACCCTATAAAGTTTCAGCAGCAATTGTTGATGCTACTTTAAAACTAGATGAATTAGCTAAAATTTTACGCAGAAATAGAATGAACGAAGGTGCTATTTCATTTGATAAAGTAGAAGTAAAATTCAACTTAAATCAAGAAGGAGAACCTGCTGGAGTGTATTTTAAAATTTCAAAAGATGCGAATCATTTGATTGAAGAATTTATGCTTTTAGCGAATAGAAAAGTAGCGGAATTTATTGGTAAACAAAAGAAAACCTTTATTTATCGTATTCACGACGAACCTAATGAAGATAAACTGATTGCAATGCAAACTGTTATTGCGAAGTTTGGTTATAAAATCGACTTTAGAAACAAAGGTGATATCTCTAAATCATTAAATAATTTATTGACCGAAGTTATTGGTACTAAAGAACAAAATTTAATAGATACGTTGGCTATTCGTAGTATGAGTAAAGCGAAATACTCTACGGATAATATTGGACATTACGGCTTAGCTTTTGATTATTATTCCCATTTTACTTCACCTATTCGAAGATATCCTGATGTGATGGTACATCGTTTGTTGCAGTATTATTTAGATGGTGGAAAATCAGCGGATGAAGAAACATACGAAACCAAATGTTTACATTCTTCGTCAATGGAAAGTTTGGCTACAAATGCGGAACGTGATTCCATCAAATACATGCAGGTAAAATACATGCAGAATCACCAAGATCAAGAGTTTTTAGGAGTGATTTCAGGAGTAACTGAATGGGGTATTTATGTCGAAATTATCGAAAATAAATGCGAAGGGATGGTTCGAATTAGAGATATTAAAGAGGATTATTATACTTTTGACGAAAAACAATATGCATTAGTTGGCGCCACTTCTCACGGTTTATTACAGCTAGGAGATGAGATTTATGTAAAAGTAAAAAACGCCGATTTAGTTAAAAAACAATTGGATTTTCACTTTATAAGAAGAAACGAATAA
- a CDS encoding competence protein, whose protein sequence is MAFEEIKNQTEQIQEHAKGYLETNMEYYKLRGFKVLMQSTTMIVKFLLIGICLSMVILFGSIAAAFAIGAYLDNIVLGFLSVGGFYLILSLLLFLVKDKIVEGPILEKFSTIFFNE, encoded by the coding sequence ATGGCTTTTGAAGAAATAAAAAATCAAACCGAACAAATTCAAGAACACGCAAAAGGCTATCTTGAAACCAATATGGAGTATTACAAGCTTCGTGGTTTTAAAGTTTTAATGCAATCGACTACTATGATTGTTAAATTCCTTTTGATAGGAATATGTTTGAGTATGGTAATTTTGTTTGGTTCTATTGCTGCAGCATTCGCAATTGGCGCTTATTTAGATAATATTGTTTTAGGATTTTTATCCGTTGGAGGGTTTTATTTAATCCTATCTTTATTGTTGTTTTTAGTGAAAGACAAGATTGTTGAAGGACCTATTTTAGAGAAATTTTCAACCATCTTTTTTAATGAATAA